Proteins encoded together in one Planctomyces sp. SH-PL14 window:
- a CDS encoding methyltransferase domain-containing protein has translation MPKKILFESAVHHFLAAGARLATELSTVAPADARRLTEWTSALSLDYPGSRFQVSWPSPAPGQCIVTTDGAKFYTRGDQTSPGRPTETADGQGDGDGERGTDDPVELQNRETFDEQFRRVLELSGLFEPSQLARWLAEVRDAAGSRKRAEELFHDEWAATVDVQAIPVRQMNEACTAPEMRYIRGQLGNLRGVRLLDVGCGLGEASVYFAMEGADVTASDISPGMLDTTRRLAEANQVTVRTALSAAEDLGLDGIEPFDVIYTGNTLHHVDIETTLDRLLPHLKPDGLFVSWDPVAYNPVINVYRRMATAVRTEDEHPLRLAEIRRIRSRFGSSHIRWFWLTTLAIFILMAVVQRRSPNKERYWKKVIEEADQWAWLYRPLAWLDRILLTVFPFFGPLCWNVVIIARGPKPRRAPSAPAPRRCSICQAPRDAVSDGYLVCPQCGHRDTAGLAVDGIVDNGHLDRSSADRSDGLTRSQLALASAVAPGRGALLDLGSGTGKFLNHARSVFSSVAGVEVSSASLRFATVDLGLQVVPRVTDLAGPFDLVTSWHALEHIPGAELPQVVRDVRERCGPNSVFLVCVPNPDCRLARWLGSAWAFRDRSAHCHEFSHRSLDLLLAQGGFEPVREERVFAYTLFACIQSLANLGPFPHNYIYYRLKRRTDFGWNRATTLAVDLAAALWLLPAAFLGGLWAAMERLSGAPTSVHTVLYRPVSR, from the coding sequence ATGCCCAAGAAGATCCTGTTCGAAAGCGCCGTGCATCACTTCCTGGCGGCGGGCGCGCGGCTGGCGACGGAGCTGTCGACCGTGGCCCCCGCGGACGCGCGGCGGTTGACCGAGTGGACCTCGGCCCTGTCGCTCGACTATCCCGGCTCCCGGTTTCAGGTCTCCTGGCCCAGTCCGGCTCCAGGGCAGTGCATCGTCACGACGGACGGAGCGAAGTTCTACACCCGCGGCGACCAGACCTCTCCGGGCCGGCCGACAGAGACCGCGGACGGGCAAGGGGACGGGGACGGGGAGCGGGGAACGGACGACCCGGTCGAGCTGCAGAACCGCGAGACCTTCGACGAGCAGTTCCGCCGCGTGCTGGAGCTGTCCGGGCTGTTCGAGCCCTCGCAGCTGGCACGCTGGCTGGCGGAGGTCCGCGACGCCGCCGGCTCGCGAAAGCGGGCCGAAGAGCTGTTTCACGACGAGTGGGCGGCGACGGTCGATGTCCAGGCCATTCCGGTGCGGCAGATGAACGAGGCCTGCACCGCCCCGGAGATGCGTTACATCCGCGGCCAGCTCGGCAATCTCCGGGGAGTCCGGCTGCTCGACGTCGGCTGCGGGTTGGGCGAAGCGAGCGTGTACTTCGCGATGGAGGGGGCGGACGTCACCGCCAGCGACATCTCCCCCGGCATGCTGGACACGACGCGGCGTCTCGCGGAGGCGAACCAGGTGACGGTCCGCACGGCCCTCTCCGCCGCGGAGGATCTCGGGCTCGACGGGATCGAGCCGTTCGACGTGATCTACACCGGGAACACGCTGCACCATGTCGACATCGAGACGACGCTCGACCGCCTGCTCCCGCACCTGAAGCCGGACGGCCTCTTCGTCAGCTGGGATCCGGTCGCGTACAACCCGGTCATCAACGTCTACCGCCGGATGGCGACCGCCGTCCGGACCGAGGACGAGCATCCGCTGCGGCTGGCGGAGATCCGCCGCATCCGCTCTCGCTTCGGATCGTCGCACATCCGCTGGTTCTGGCTGACGACGCTCGCGATCTTCATCCTCATGGCGGTCGTACAGCGCCGCAGCCCCAACAAGGAACGGTACTGGAAGAAAGTGATCGAGGAAGCGGACCAGTGGGCCTGGCTCTATCGACCGCTCGCCTGGCTCGACCGGATTCTGCTCACCGTCTTCCCCTTCTTCGGCCCGCTCTGCTGGAACGTCGTGATCATCGCCCGCGGACCGAAGCCCCGCCGCGCTCCGTCCGCTCCTGCGCCGCGGCGGTGCTCGATCTGCCAGGCGCCGCGCGACGCGGTGAGCGACGGCTATCTGGTCTGCCCCCAATGCGGTCACCGCGACACCGCGGGCCTCGCGGTCGACGGCATCGTCGACAACGGCCATCTCGATCGCTCTTCGGCCGACCGCTCGGACGGCCTGACGCGGTCACAACTGGCGCTGGCGAGTGCCGTCGCCCCGGGACGGGGAGCCCTGCTCGATCTCGGATCGGGGACCGGAAAGTTCCTGAATCACGCGAGATCAGTCTTCTCGTCCGTGGCGGGGGTCGAGGTCAGCTCCGCCTCGCTGCGATTCGCGACCGTCGACCTCGGCCTGCAGGTCGTGCCCCGCGTCACCGATCTCGCCGGGCCCTTCGATCTCGTGACGTCGTGGCACGCTCTCGAGCACATCCCCGGCGCGGAACTCCCGCAGGTCGTCCGCGACGTCCGCGAGCGGTGCGGACCGAACTCCGTGTTCCTCGTCTGCGTTCCGAATCCCGACTGCCGGCTGGCCCGATGGCTCGGGTCCGCCTGGGCCTTCCGCGACCGGAGCGCGCATTGCCACGAGTTCAGCCACCGGTCGCTCGACCTGTTGCTGGCCCAGGGGGGATTCGAACCGGTGCGGGAAGAGCGAGTCTTCGCCTACACCCTGTTCGCATGCATTCAGAGCCTCGCCAATCTGGGACCGTTCCCGCACAACTACATTTACTACCGCCTCAAGCGCCGGACCGACTTTGGCTGGAACCGCGCGACGACGCTCGCCGTCGATCTGGCGGCGGCACTCTGGCTCCTGCCGGCGGCGTTCCTCGGGGGTCTCTGGGCTGCCATGGAACGGCTCTCCGGAGCCCCGACCTCCGTCCACACCGTCCTTTATCGCCCAGTGTCCCGCTGA
- a CDS encoding radical SAM protein, with protein MFSTLSKSTLAQAALFQDAPVYVQFYITARCNLTCQQCNIIYANSDVRECTLDEVKRIADNFQAMKVAMVLLTGGEPFARTDLPEIIEAFESRGVHVRMQTNGLASDETIQRVIEKGGRDISISLDSLWPGNQDDINGGFRKSWYAALRAMASFMQHLPREKSFASLGCVLQRDNVGDIEDVIRFGTEIGWLTSLVPIHVTTLDKPMSFRTFDQSKRWRPEELPVVNALVERVRTMRREGYLLYDSDQYLDDILRFVADQPTTWRTKNGGVCDSPNLYFAVLPNGAFAPCCDLRLAGPKVFTYAADFPRVYRDSVFRERVREVTGACSGCMYGSYPEMTISMRYLAAKWDRVKLFLAAPPRKPWPVSYDDLVAKAERIRTEARDRIALPSSPQHLTLTSTDADSAAIA; from the coding sequence ATGTTCTCGACTCTCTCCAAATCGACGCTGGCCCAGGCCGCCCTCTTTCAGGACGCCCCGGTCTACGTGCAGTTCTATATCACGGCCCGCTGCAACCTGACGTGCCAGCAGTGCAACATCATCTACGCCAACTCGGACGTGCGGGAATGCACGCTCGATGAGGTGAAGCGGATCGCCGACAACTTCCAGGCGATGAAGGTGGCGATGGTCCTCCTGACGGGGGGGGAGCCGTTCGCCCGGACCGATCTTCCGGAGATCATCGAGGCCTTCGAGTCCCGCGGCGTCCACGTCCGGATGCAGACGAACGGCCTGGCGAGCGACGAGACGATCCAGCGGGTCATCGAGAAGGGGGGACGGGACATCTCGATCTCGCTCGACTCGCTCTGGCCCGGCAATCAGGACGACATCAACGGCGGGTTTCGCAAGTCCTGGTACGCGGCGCTGCGGGCGATGGCGTCGTTCATGCAGCACCTGCCGCGGGAGAAGAGCTTCGCATCGCTCGGCTGCGTCCTCCAGCGGGACAACGTCGGCGACATCGAGGACGTGATCCGCTTCGGCACGGAGATCGGCTGGCTCACGTCGCTCGTCCCGATCCACGTGACGACGCTCGACAAACCGATGAGCTTCCGGACTTTCGATCAGTCCAAGCGGTGGCGGCCGGAGGAACTGCCGGTCGTGAACGCCCTGGTCGAGCGGGTCCGGACGATGCGGCGGGAGGGCTACCTCCTGTACGACAGCGACCAGTATCTCGACGACATCCTGCGGTTCGTCGCTGACCAGCCGACGACGTGGCGGACGAAGAACGGCGGCGTCTGCGACAGTCCGAACCTGTATTTCGCGGTCTTGCCCAACGGAGCCTTCGCCCCCTGCTGCGACCTCCGCCTGGCAGGCCCCAAGGTCTTCACATACGCCGCAGACTTTCCGCGTGTCTACCGCGACAGCGTCTTCCGGGAGCGGGTCCGCGAGGTGACCGGGGCCTGCTCCGGCTGCATGTACGGCAGCTATCCCGAGATGACGATTTCGATGCGGTACCTCGCGGCGAAGTGGGATCGGGTCAAACTGTTTCTCGCCGCGCCCCCCAGGAAGCCGTGGCCCGTGAGCTACGACGACCTGGTCGCCAAGGCCGAACGGATCCGCACCGAGGCGCGGGACCGCATCGCCCTGCCGTCGAGTCCCCAGCATCTGACGTTGACGAGTACCGACGCCGATTCCGCGGCCATCGCCTGA
- a CDS encoding glycosyltransferase family 2 protein, translating to MREAASTGDETTLTVVIPVFNEEDCLPALLQRVLAIQSRMPNCRLELLFVNDGSVDRTGVLLEEAAAAHCHVKVVQFSRNFGHQAAVTAGIDHADGDFVCIIDADLQDPPEVIPDMLALALEGHDLVYGKRRSRSGETLFKKATAAIFYRMLRRICRVDIPADAGDFRLMSRSVVLAVRQMRETHRFIRGMVAWVGFKSAPYVYDRQERHAGTTKYPLFKMVRFATDAILSFSNLPLRISTYLGLGMTTLTLFGMVLVACLRLFTPWTVPGISAVLFVVLLIGGVQFLILGIMGEYISRIFEQDKDRPLYLIATTSNLKSR from the coding sequence ATGCGGGAAGCTGCTTCGACGGGCGACGAAACGACCTTGACGGTCGTCATTCCCGTCTTCAATGAAGAAGACTGTCTGCCGGCGCTGTTGCAGCGGGTCCTGGCGATCCAGTCCCGCATGCCGAACTGCCGCCTTGAGCTGCTGTTCGTGAACGACGGATCGGTCGACCGGACCGGCGTGCTTCTCGAAGAGGCGGCGGCGGCGCATTGCCACGTGAAAGTCGTGCAGTTCAGCCGCAACTTCGGTCACCAGGCAGCGGTGACCGCGGGGATCGATCACGCTGATGGCGACTTCGTCTGCATCATCGACGCCGACCTGCAGGATCCCCCGGAAGTCATTCCGGACATGCTGGCGCTGGCCCTCGAAGGGCATGACCTCGTCTACGGCAAGCGGCGAAGCCGGTCGGGCGAAACCCTGTTCAAGAAGGCGACCGCCGCGATCTTCTACCGGATGCTGCGGCGGATCTGCCGCGTCGACATCCCGGCAGACGCGGGGGACTTCCGGCTCATGAGTCGCTCCGTCGTCCTGGCCGTGCGCCAGATGCGGGAGACGCACCGTTTCATTCGCGGCATGGTGGCGTGGGTCGGATTCAAGAGCGCGCCGTACGTATACGATCGGCAAGAGCGGCACGCGGGGACGACGAAGTACCCGCTGTTCAAGATGGTCCGCTTCGCGACCGACGCCATCCTCTCGTTCTCGAACCTGCCGCTGCGGATCTCGACCTATCTCGGGCTGGGGATGACGACGCTCACGCTCTTCGGGATGGTCCTCGTCGCCTGCCTGCGGCTTTTCACGCCGTGGACCGTCCCTGGAATTTCGGCCGTGCTGTTCGTGGTCCTGCTCATCGGCGGGGTCCAGTTCCTGATCCTGGGGATCATGGGAGAGTACATCTCGCGGATCTTCGAACAGGACAAGGACCGCCCGCTGTATCTGATCGCCACCACCTCGAATCTGAAGTCACGGTGA
- a CDS encoding lysylphosphatidylglycerol synthase domain-containing protein, translated as MTRSLTFAAGLAVVGVALYLNRGALEQVWTRGADWGDLACGTVLLFFELAVASFRWRTVLQSAGVSLAYLDTVRLVVFARASQLLLPLPSGNDLALLGLVASTVPDRTAAMGSVLIDRLIGVTGLFTVAALMGTLNRVVLREPNLLLGRLHLLAIAFAVGLWILLGILLRSSVRDAAIRLVPTERAKRIALELSRGLQGLAARPSVFLTTMGLSLVTHLLAISAFFFACRALRLVQGEGGWLQLFVVVPFILITTVLPIPVGAMVATLSVSDQLFRLMGIEGGALAFLSYNAIVILAVYVALPFVLRRAR; from the coding sequence ATGACGCGATCGCTGACGTTCGCGGCGGGGTTGGCGGTCGTGGGCGTCGCTCTCTACCTGAACCGCGGGGCGCTGGAGCAGGTCTGGACGCGGGGCGCCGACTGGGGGGACCTCGCCTGTGGCACGGTCCTGCTCTTCTTCGAACTGGCAGTGGCGTCCTTCCGCTGGCGAACGGTCCTTCAGAGCGCCGGCGTGTCGCTGGCCTATCTCGACACCGTTCGTCTCGTGGTCTTCGCACGGGCGTCGCAGCTGCTTCTGCCGCTGCCGTCGGGGAACGACCTGGCCCTCCTGGGGCTCGTCGCGTCGACGGTCCCCGATCGAACGGCCGCGATGGGGTCGGTGCTGATCGATCGGCTGATCGGCGTGACCGGGCTGTTCACCGTGGCGGCTCTGATGGGGACGCTCAATCGGGTCGTCCTTCGAGAGCCGAACCTCCTGCTCGGTCGCCTCCACCTGCTGGCGATCGCGTTCGCCGTCGGGCTCTGGATCCTGCTCGGGATTCTTCTCAGGTCGTCCGTCAGGGACGCGGCGATTCGCCTCGTCCCGACCGAGCGGGCGAAGCGGATCGCGCTCGAACTCTCACGCGGCCTGCAGGGGCTGGCGGCGCGGCCCTCCGTATTCCTGACGACGATGGGTCTGTCGTTGGTGACGCACCTGCTCGCGATTTCGGCCTTCTTCTTTGCCTGCCGGGCGCTGCGGCTTGTCCAGGGCGAAGGGGGATGGCTGCAGCTCTTCGTCGTCGTGCCGTTCATCCTCATCACGACGGTCCTGCCGATTCCGGTCGGGGCCATGGTGGCGACGCTGAGCGTCAGCGACCAGCTGTTCCGCCTGATGGGGATCGAGGGCGGCGCCCTTGCGTTCCTGAGCTACAACGCGATCGTCATCCTGGCCGTCTACGTGGCCCTTCCGTTCGTGCTGCGACGGGCCCGCTGA
- a CDS encoding aromatic ring-hydroxylating oxygenase subunit alpha produces the protein MTAGLPPDCYFDESLHAREMEDIFRKQWIFVGLKRQVSGHQDYLARTIGGVPIVIQNFHGELRALHNVCSHRHSRIRTADSGCGPLQCPYHGWTYDARGVPVGIPGNREHFGFSEEQKVERALRRFELEPCGEFLFVRLSPDGNSLSEHLGSYAELLSHLSEHFGQTAPIDEQSIPWETNWKIGVESVLEAYHVATVHHDSFQPLLAATLHHERQGDHTSTISLLRDEVCQWWDKAARRLKLHRSPRFENYDHFSIFPNLAIGLTRGSLMSLQTYEPVTATRSVLRYQMLLANVLPDMPVDGAVARSVADSIVDSNRTILSEDRVASELAQQGLRHACRRATLGINEGRIRVFHEALIRHSPDLGNRA, from the coding sequence GTGACGGCCGGCCTGCCGCCGGACTGCTATTTCGATGAGTCGCTCCACGCTCGGGAGATGGAAGACATCTTTCGGAAGCAATGGATCTTTGTCGGTCTGAAGCGGCAGGTTTCCGGGCACCAGGATTATCTGGCTCGGACGATCGGCGGAGTGCCGATCGTGATCCAGAACTTCCACGGCGAGCTGCGGGCGCTGCACAATGTCTGTTCTCATCGCCACAGTCGGATCCGCACCGCGGATTCCGGTTGCGGTCCGCTGCAGTGTCCTTATCACGGGTGGACCTACGATGCGCGGGGCGTGCCGGTCGGGATTCCAGGCAACCGCGAGCACTTCGGCTTTTCGGAGGAACAGAAGGTCGAGCGGGCCCTTCGCCGGTTTGAACTGGAGCCGTGCGGCGAGTTTCTCTTTGTCCGGCTCTCGCCTGATGGAAACAGCCTGTCGGAGCACCTGGGATCGTACGCGGAACTGTTGTCGCACCTGAGCGAGCACTTCGGACAGACCGCCCCCATCGACGAGCAGTCGATCCCCTGGGAGACGAACTGGAAGATCGGAGTGGAGAGCGTGCTGGAGGCCTACCATGTGGCGACCGTCCACCACGATTCGTTTCAACCGTTGCTCGCGGCCACGCTGCATCACGAGCGCCAGGGAGATCACACCTCCACGATCTCCCTGCTCCGCGACGAGGTCTGCCAATGGTGGGACAAGGCGGCCCGCCGACTGAAGCTCCATCGCTCGCCCCGATTCGAGAACTACGATCACTTCTCGATCTTTCCGAATCTGGCCATCGGCTTGACGCGCGGGAGCCTGATGAGCCTCCAGACCTATGAACCGGTCACGGCGACCCGATCGGTGCTCCGCTACCAGATGCTCCTCGCGAACGTCCTCCCGGATATGCCGGTCGACGGGGCGGTCGCGCGTTCCGTGGCCGATTCGATCGTGGACTCCAACCGGACGATCCTGAGTGAGGATCGGGTCGCGTCTGAGCTTGCGCAGCAGGGGCTTCGGCATGCCTGCCGCCGGGCGACGCTGGGGATCAACGAAGGTCGAATCCGTGTCTTCCACGAGGCGCTCATCCGGCACAGTCCCGACCTCGGCAACCGTGCGTGA
- a CDS encoding SDR family NAD(P)-dependent oxidoreductase, whose protein sequence is MTNPMGMAGRTVLVTGASSGIGRAAAILLSRVGGRVVLVGRDRTRLDETLSAMEGTGHLVFETDLRQADSIPAWMHTVVAESGPLDGLVHSAGNQITVPIRVMDSRLFDKHMDINVHAAGMLIRGFQQAGCFNPAGSSVVLLASTAALAGVPGNSVYAASKGAVISLARALAMELVPKKIRVNCVAPALVRTEMFERYRQSVSEEQRQRYEAVHPLGLGEPEDVANAIVFLLAGTGRWITGTTLVVDGGLTAP, encoded by the coding sequence ATGACAAATCCGATGGGGATGGCGGGGCGGACCGTCCTTGTGACCGGCGCTTCGTCGGGGATCGGACGGGCGGCGGCGATCCTCCTCAGCCGGGTCGGCGGTCGCGTCGTCCTCGTGGGGCGCGACCGGACGAGACTGGACGAAACACTCTCCGCCATGGAGGGGACGGGACATCTCGTTTTCGAAACCGATCTGCGCCAGGCGGACTCGATTCCGGCCTGGATGCACACCGTCGTCGCGGAGTCCGGTCCGCTCGACGGATTGGTGCATAGCGCGGGCAATCAGATCACCGTCCCGATCCGCGTCATGGACTCGCGGCTGTTTGACAAGCACATGGACATCAATGTCCATGCGGCCGGGATGCTGATCCGCGGATTCCAGCAGGCGGGGTGTTTCAATCCCGCGGGATCGAGCGTGGTGCTCCTAGCGTCGACCGCCGCTCTGGCGGGCGTTCCGGGCAACTCCGTGTATGCCGCCAGCAAGGGGGCCGTCATCTCCCTGGCCCGGGCCCTGGCGATGGAACTCGTTCCGAAGAAGATCCGGGTCAACTGCGTCGCCCCGGCTCTCGTGCGGACCGAGATGTTCGAGCGCTATCGGCAATCGGTCTCCGAGGAACAACGACAGCGCTACGAGGCGGTCCACCCCCTCGGCCTGGGCGAGCCGGAGGACGTCGCGAACGCGATCGTGTTCCTGCTGGCGGGGACGGGGCGATGGATCACCGGAACGACGCTCGTCGTCGATGGCGGCCTGACGGCACCGTGA
- a CDS encoding ketoacyl-ACP synthase III, which yields MSVSRIRGVRMAGLASAVPQRIVPTSDYEAVFGAAEIAKVIRATGVQRRRVAPDGMCTSDLCFAAGERLLDDLGWERDSVDSLVFVSQTADYVLPATSCLLQDRLRLPTTCAALDLNLGCSGYIYGLWVASHLVASGASRRCLLAVGEVASRRIGPRDRSAVMLFGDAGTVTALEPTEDRETSWTFDLGTDGSGGKHLIVPAGGTRLLPGVQNDVVRTYDDGNPRSLNDLYMNGSEIFLFTLNRVPQLLSGIEQAAQVSRNEVDAFVFHQANEFMLKHLMKNMALPAEKVPLILKDYGNTSSASIPLALTATLGERLSQEPLNLILAGFGVGLSWGAASLKTANVVVPPIVEVDESVIQEPLYSVPQ from the coding sequence ATGAGCGTCAGTCGGATTCGCGGAGTGCGGATGGCGGGATTGGCATCCGCCGTTCCACAGCGCATCGTACCGACCTCGGACTACGAAGCGGTTTTCGGGGCCGCGGAGATCGCCAAGGTGATTCGAGCCACCGGCGTGCAGCGCCGCCGGGTCGCTCCCGACGGGATGTGCACCTCGGATCTGTGCTTCGCCGCCGGGGAACGGCTGCTTGACGATCTCGGCTGGGAACGCGACTCCGTCGACTCTCTGGTGTTCGTCTCCCAGACGGCGGACTACGTGCTTCCGGCAACGAGCTGCCTGCTGCAGGACCGTCTGCGGCTTCCCACGACGTGCGCCGCGCTCGACCTGAATCTCGGCTGCTCCGGCTACATCTACGGCCTGTGGGTCGCTTCGCATCTGGTGGCATCCGGAGCCAGTCGCCGCTGCCTGCTGGCCGTGGGCGAAGTCGCCTCCCGGCGAATCGGTCCGCGGGATCGATCCGCCGTCATGCTCTTTGGCGACGCCGGGACCGTCACCGCTCTGGAACCGACCGAGGACCGGGAGACCTCCTGGACATTTGACCTGGGAACCGATGGATCCGGCGGAAAGCACCTGATCGTTCCGGCCGGCGGGACGCGACTTCTGCCGGGAGTCCAGAACGACGTCGTGCGAACCTACGACGACGGGAACCCGCGATCCCTCAACGACCTGTACATGAACGGGTCGGAAATCTTCCTGTTCACCCTGAATCGTGTTCCGCAACTGCTCTCCGGGATCGAACAGGCGGCGCAGGTCTCTCGCAACGAGGTCGATGCCTTCGTGTTTCATCAGGCCAATGAATTCATGCTGAAGCACCTGATGAAGAACATGGCTCTTCCGGCGGAGAAGGTCCCCCTGATCCTGAAAGACTACGGAAACACCTCGTCCGCCTCGATTCCGCTGGCGTTGACGGCGACGCTGGGAGAACGGTTGTCGCAGGAACCGCTGAACCTGATCCTGGCGGGGTTCGGCGTCGGCCTCTCCTGGGGGGCCGCGTCGCTCAAGACCGCAAACGTTGTCGTCCCGCCCATCGTGGAGGTGGACGAATCCGTGATTCAGGAACCGCTGTATTCGGTGCCGCAATGA
- a CDS encoding aromatic ring-hydroxylating oxygenase subunit alpha, with the protein MFVNSGSLPHLLPPAAYTDADWFARERAEIFERQWQPFCLADQVAKDGAQFAGEVLGVPVVVFNRGGRLYALKNVCAHRHSQIVPGGAQCGSTLRCQIHGWEYDESGSLAKMTDGRSFKGFKVGGTCLASYRAQQAGPLVFVNLDSRAPSFEESLGGFAEEFGRFYQDLRHISTWQMETPVNWKVIVENAVESYHVPMVHPNTFQDYRPEELHDHHLAPTYSRYGDLLPYESEKGLESLGFRVYTRLLIRQPTFKRFTHVHVYPNHLLYFGDIFRAFNSVEPLGPERSRITFYNFVPRRIHWGLAGRMLQDLSMVVFLKMGRRILQEDVDRWPPVQKGLRHATSPGVLSCREERVFGIQRYVAEQLGMPVPSLEPERSPSDQSPVAMR; encoded by the coding sequence ATGTTCGTGAACTCCGGCAGCCTGCCGCATCTGTTGCCTCCGGCCGCGTACACCGACGCCGATTGGTTCGCCAGGGAGCGGGCGGAGATCTTCGAACGGCAGTGGCAGCCCTTCTGTCTCGCCGACCAGGTGGCCAAGGATGGCGCGCAGTTCGCCGGGGAAGTGCTCGGGGTCCCGGTCGTGGTCTTCAACCGCGGCGGCCGGCTGTACGCGCTGAAGAACGTTTGCGCGCATCGGCACTCACAGATTGTTCCGGGCGGGGCGCAGTGCGGGTCGACTTTGCGGTGCCAGATTCACGGCTGGGAGTACGACGAGTCGGGCAGCCTCGCCAAGATGACCGATGGCCGGTCGTTCAAGGGCTTTAAAGTGGGGGGGACGTGCCTCGCTTCCTACCGCGCCCAGCAGGCGGGCCCTCTGGTGTTCGTGAATCTCGATTCCCGGGCCCCATCCTTCGAGGAGTCATTGGGAGGCTTCGCGGAGGAGTTCGGCCGGTTCTATCAGGACTTGCGGCACATCAGCACCTGGCAGATGGAGACGCCCGTCAACTGGAAAGTCATCGTCGAGAACGCCGTCGAGAGCTATCACGTCCCGATGGTGCATCCCAACACGTTTCAGGACTATCGCCCGGAAGAGCTGCACGATCACCACCTGGCTCCGACGTACTCGCGCTACGGGGACTTGCTCCCCTATGAAAGCGAGAAAGGGCTGGAGTCGCTCGGGTTTCGGGTCTATACACGGCTCCTGATTCGGCAGCCGACGTTCAAACGCTTTACGCACGTGCACGTCTATCCGAATCACCTGCTCTACTTCGGCGATATCTTCCGCGCGTTCAACTCCGTGGAGCCGCTCGGTCCCGAGCGCAGCCGAATCACGTTTTACAACTTCGTGCCCAGAAGGATTCACTGGGGACTTGCCGGCCGGATGCTCCAGGACCTGTCGATGGTGGTCTTTCTGAAAATGGGGCGGCGCATTCTGCAAGAGGACGTGGACCGCTGGCCGCCCGTGCAGAAGGGGCTGCGTCACGCCACGTCGCCCGGCGTGCTCAGCTGTCGTGAAGAACGCGTGTTCGGCATTCAGCGGTACGTCGCAGAGCAACTGGGAATGCCGGTCCCGTCGCTGGAACCGGAACGGTCGCCGTCGGATCAGTCCCCGGTCGCGATGCGATGA
- a CDS encoding 3-oxoacyl-ACP synthase III family protein has product MVYLGALACHVPDHREDVSALCDENPGWNAETIVRKTGIRRRALARPEETAADLGYFAAERLFASGAIERPAIDGLIFNSHSPDYWMPATACLLQHRLGLPTTCAALDLALGCSGFTYSLWLAKSLVESGARRNVLVISAETFSRFCDRSDLSTVTLFGDGAGAALVTREPSGALARIGGTVLGTDGAGAEHLIVKGGAARSATQAGGEGESSRPRVWMNGPEVFSFTIATVRNCLQELVAREEIRWDEVRHFLLHQASGFMLDKLRTQLGLTEQQCPIDMEDVGNTANASLPILIDRLRRRGRFRSGDHMVLAGFGVGLSWAMTHLEWLENGESVPERE; this is encoded by the coding sequence ATGGTCTACCTCGGTGCCTTGGCCTGCCACGTTCCGGACCACAGGGAGGATGTCTCCGCGCTGTGTGACGAGAATCCCGGATGGAATGCCGAGACCATCGTCCGGAAGACAGGGATCCGCCGCCGCGCGCTGGCCAGACCTGAGGAGACGGCAGCCGACCTCGGCTATTTCGCGGCGGAGCGGTTGTTCGCGAGCGGAGCCATTGAACGGCCGGCCATCGACGGCCTGATCTTCAACAGCCATTCTCCCGACTACTGGATGCCGGCGACCGCCTGCCTGCTTCAGCACCGGCTCGGACTGCCGACGACCTGTGCCGCATTGGACCTGGCCCTTGGATGCAGCGGGTTCACGTATTCCCTGTGGCTCGCCAAATCGCTGGTGGAATCCGGCGCCCGGCGGAACGTCCTTGTGATTTCGGCCGAGACCTTTTCCCGCTTCTGCGATCGGAGTGATCTGTCGACCGTAACGCTGTTCGGCGACGGGGCTGGAGCGGCGCTGGTGACCCGCGAACCGTCCGGAGCGCTGGCGAGGATCGGCGGTACGGTTCTGGGGACCGACGGCGCTGGAGCCGAGCATCTGATCGTGAAGGGTGGTGCCGCGCGGTCCGCGACCCAGGCGGGGGGGGAAGGCGAGTCGAGCCGTCCGCGGGTCTGGATGAACGGTCCGGAAGTCTTCTCGTTCACCATCGCAACCGTCCGCAACTGCCTTCAGGAGCTCGTGGCGCGGGAAGAAATTCGTTGGGACGAAGTGCGACACTTCCTGCTGCATCAGGCCAGCGGATTCATGCTGGACAAGCTGCGGACGCAGCTCGGGCTGACTGAGCAGCAGTGTCCGATCGACATGGAAGATGTGGGAAACACGGCGAACGCATCGCTCCCGATTCTCATTGATCGCTTGAGACGACGAGGACGTTTCCGATCAGGCGATCACATGGTCCTGGCGGGATTCGGCGTGGGTCTGTCCTGGGCGATGACGCATCTGGAATGGCTCGAAAATGGCGAGAGCGTTCCGGAGCGAGAGTGA